One window of the Perca fluviatilis chromosome 5, GENO_Pfluv_1.0, whole genome shotgun sequence genome contains the following:
- the LOC120559367 gene encoding macrophage mannose receptor 1-like: MERLLLTIIIIAGAGLSAVSSAAGRQYYFVYDRKNFTEAQRYCREKYTDLATVDSMEVMKILNNMADLSKMVYPTYSSRAWIGLHADSWRWSLSNTSFYKPGETEFRRWGGGEPDARYSDKACAGMYPYGDWYDHGCDNRWYTVCADVKGSKVTFVVVNTSMTWPEAQSYCRAHYTDLASVRSAAENKKVQEAAGGNWVWIGLSRDSWKWTDGSNSSFNFWKVGQPDNKNRNEICVAADFSQSGAWEDWPCDMERAFICYGPVVSKKVMKVKFENKKNLDLNDPAVMEAMLKQLKQKLRAQGLDDNIKLSWRKQADGKVFHKEDKKTNKRRRKREEL; encoded by the exons ATGGAGAGACTTCTTctgaccatcatcatcatcgctgGGGCAG GGCTGAGTGCTGTCTCATCAGCTGCTGGACGTCAGTACTATTTTGTTTATGACAGGAAGAACTTTACTGAAGCCCAAAGATACTGCAGAGAGAAATACACAGACCTGGCCACTGTAGACAGCATGGAGGTTATGAAGATCCTGAACAACATGGCAGATTTAAGCAAAATGGTCTACCCCACATACAGCTCT AGAGCCTGGATAGGACTTCATGCTGACAGCTGGAGGTGGTCACTGTCAAACACAAGTTTCTACAAACCTGGGGAGACGGAGTTCAGACGATGGGGGGGTGGAGAACCAGACGCTCGATACAGTGATAAAGCCTGCGCAGGGATGTATCCTTATGGTGACTGGTATGACCACGGTTGTGACAACAGGTGGTATACAGTCTGCGCAGATGTCAAAG GGTCAAAGGTGACTTTTGTCGTCGTCAACACCTCTATGACATGGCCTGAAGCCCAGAGCTACTGCAGAGCTCACTACACAGACCTGGCCAGTGTGAGAAGCGCTGCAGAGAACAAGAAGGTACAGGAGGCGGCTGGAGGAAACTGGGTCTGGATCGGTCTTTCTAGAGACTCCTGGAAGTGGACAGATGGAAGTAACTCCTCATTTAACTTCTGGAAGGTCGGCCAACCTGATAACAAGAACAGGAACGAGATTTGTGTGGCTGCGGActtcagccaatcaggagcCTGGGAGGACTGGCCCTGTGACATGGAGAGAGCGTTCATTTGCTACGGTCCAG TGGTGTCAAAGAAAGTGATGAAAGTGAAGTTTGAGAACAAGAAGAATCTGGATCTGAATGACCCTGCTGTGATGGAGGCCATGTTGAAGCAG CTGAAACAGAAGCTGAGGGCCCAGGGGCTGGACGACAATATTAAACTGAGCTGGAGGAAGCAGGCTGATGGAAAAGTCTTCCACAAGGAAGACAAGAAGACcaacaagaggaggaggaagagggaggagctGTAA
- the LOC120559370 gene encoding macrophage mannose receptor 1-like, giving the protein MEVMKILNNMADLSKMVYPTYSSRAWIGLHADSWRWSLSNTSFYKPGETEFRRWGGGEPDARYSDKACAGMYPYGDWYDHGCDNRWYTVCADVKGSKVTFVVVNTSMTWPEAQSYCRDRHTDLASVRSAAENKKVQEAAGGNWVWIGLSRDSWKWTDGSNSSFNFWKVGQPDNKNRNEICVAADFSQSGAWEDWPCDMERAFICYGPVVSKKVMKVKFENKKNLDLNDPAVMEAMLKQLKQKLRAQGLDDNIKLSWRKQADGKVFHKEDKKTNKRRRKREEL; this is encoded by the exons ATGGAGGTTATGAAGATCCTGAACAACATGGCAGATTTAAGCAAAATGGTCTACCCCACATACAGCTCT AGAGCCTGGATAGGACTTCATGCTGACAGCTGGAGGTGGTCACTGTCAAACACAAGTTTCTACAAACCTGGGGAGACGGAGTTCAGACGATGGGGGGGTGGAGAACCAGACGCTCGATACAGTGATAAAGCCTGCGCAGGGATGTATCCTTATGGTGACTGGTATGACCACGGTTGTGACAACAGGTGGTATACAGTCTGCGCAGATGTCAAAG GGTCAAAGGTGACTTTTGTCGTCGTCAACACCTCTATGACATGGCCTGAAGCCCAGAGCTACTGCAGAGATCGCCACACAGACCTGGCCAGTGTGAGAAGCGCTGCAGAGAACAAGAAGGTACAGGAGGCGGCTGGAGGAAACTGGGTCTGGATCGGTCTTTCTAGAGACTCCTGGAAGTGGACAGATGGAAGTAACTCCTCATTTAACTTCTGGAAGGTCGGCCAACCTGATAACAAGAACAGGAACGAGATTTGTGTGGCTGCGGActtcagccaatcaggagcCTGGGAGGACTGGCCCTGTGACATGGAGAGAGCGTTCATTTGCTACGGTCCAG TGGTGTCAAAGAAAGTGATGAAAGTGAAGTTTGAGAACAAGAAGAATCTGGATCTGAATGACCCTGCTGTGATGGAGGCCATGTTGAAGCAG CTGAAACAGAAGCTGAGGGCCCAGGGGCTGGACGACAACATCAAACTGAGCTGGAGGAAGCAGGCCGATGGAAAAGTCTTCCACAAGGAAGACAAGAAGACcaacaagaggaggaggaagagggaggagttgtaa